In the genome of Gordonia rubripertincta, one region contains:
- a CDS encoding HAD-IC family P-type ATPase: MSTTAETIEPGLTAAEVAQRVADGKVNSMPDRSGRSVADIVRANVFTRINAILGVLFAIVAFTGSLINGLFGLLIIANSTIGIVQEVRAKRTLDKLAIVGQTRPRVRRDGVVTEVPPDEVVLDDVIEIGAGDQIVVDGEIIEAIALDVDESLLTGEADPIDKDPGAHVMSGSFVVAGGGAYRATKVGADAYAAQLAAEASKFTLVSSELRSGIDQILRVITWLLIPAGILTIVNQLFISENGLKQALLGMVAALVPMVPEGLVLMTSIAFAVGVVRLGQRQCLVNELPAIEGLARVNVVCADKTGTLTENGMRLSELRVVGDVSPETAGEVLAALAAHDPRPNASMIAVAEAYPTPPSWSVSAIKPFTSATKWSGMSFADESGTDVGSWLIGAPDVLLDPAGETAQLASDIGATGLRVLLLARTDVPVDTEPTGGAVAPGTVTPVGLVVLEQRVRPDARGTIDYFEQQHVAVKVISGDNARSVGAVAESLGLGSADTSVDARKLPEGENELADVVEHGVTFGRVRPDQKRAMVKALQSRDNTVAMTGDGVNDVLALKDADIGVAMGSGSSAARSVAQIVLLDNKFATLPYVVGEGRRVIGNIERVSNLFLTKTVYAVLLALFVGVGGVLGKLFDSDPLSYPFQPIHVTISAWFTIGIPAFVLSLAPNNERARRGFVRRVLLQAVPNGIIVGLCTFVTYVIVNPGGPGVEVGGDAVDLSPAQTQAATASLMTLIAIAVYVLAVVARPYNWWKVLLLAVSAGAYVLIFAWPFTQDLFHLDSSNWTMNSVALISAVVGIVCVEAVSRVVPRWIARHGSPAEHSAEVEASAV, translated from the coding sequence GTGAGCACCACGGCGGAGACGATCGAGCCCGGTCTGACCGCGGCGGAGGTGGCCCAGCGGGTCGCCGACGGCAAGGTCAACTCGATGCCCGACCGCTCCGGGCGTTCCGTCGCGGACATCGTGCGCGCCAACGTCTTCACGCGCATCAACGCGATTCTCGGCGTGCTGTTCGCCATCGTCGCGTTCACCGGGTCGCTCATCAACGGACTGTTCGGCCTGTTGATCATCGCCAACTCGACGATCGGCATCGTCCAGGAGGTCCGGGCCAAGCGCACCCTCGACAAACTCGCCATCGTCGGACAGACCCGGCCCCGGGTACGCCGCGACGGCGTGGTGACCGAGGTCCCGCCCGACGAGGTCGTGCTCGACGACGTCATCGAGATCGGCGCCGGTGACCAGATCGTCGTCGACGGCGAGATCATCGAGGCCATCGCCCTCGACGTCGACGAGTCGCTGCTGACCGGTGAGGCCGACCCGATCGACAAGGACCCGGGCGCCCACGTGATGTCCGGCAGCTTCGTGGTCGCCGGTGGCGGCGCCTACCGGGCGACCAAGGTCGGGGCCGACGCGTACGCCGCGCAACTCGCCGCCGAGGCGTCGAAGTTCACCCTCGTCTCCTCCGAACTCCGCTCGGGTATCGACCAGATCCTGCGCGTGATCACCTGGCTGCTGATCCCCGCCGGCATCCTGACCATCGTCAACCAGCTGTTCATCAGCGAGAACGGGCTCAAGCAGGCGCTGCTCGGCATGGTCGCCGCGCTGGTGCCGATGGTGCCCGAGGGCCTGGTTCTGATGACCTCGATCGCCTTCGCGGTCGGCGTCGTGCGTCTCGGTCAGCGGCAGTGTCTGGTCAACGAACTCCCCGCGATCGAGGGCCTGGCCCGCGTCAACGTCGTGTGCGCCGACAAGACCGGGACCCTCACCGAGAACGGCATGCGCCTGTCCGAGCTGCGCGTCGTCGGTGACGTCTCGCCGGAAACCGCCGGTGAGGTGCTCGCCGCGCTGGCCGCCCACGATCCGCGTCCCAACGCCAGCATGATCGCCGTCGCCGAGGCGTACCCGACCCCGCCGTCGTGGTCGGTGTCCGCGATCAAGCCGTTCACCTCGGCGACCAAGTGGAGCGGGATGTCGTTCGCCGACGAGTCCGGCACCGACGTGGGCAGCTGGCTGATCGGCGCACCCGACGTGCTGCTCGACCCCGCGGGGGAGACCGCGCAGCTGGCCTCCGACATCGGCGCCACCGGACTGCGCGTGCTGCTGCTCGCGCGCACCGACGTCCCCGTCGACACCGAACCCACCGGCGGCGCGGTCGCCCCCGGCACCGTGACCCCCGTCGGGCTCGTCGTGCTCGAACAGCGGGTCCGACCCGACGCCCGCGGCACCATCGACTACTTCGAACAGCAGCACGTCGCGGTCAAGGTGATCTCCGGCGACAACGCGCGCTCGGTCGGTGCGGTCGCCGAATCGCTCGGCCTCGGCTCGGCCGACACCTCCGTCGACGCGCGCAAGCTGCCCGAGGGGGAGAACGAACTGGCCGACGTCGTCGAACACGGCGTCACCTTCGGTCGCGTCCGTCCCGACCAGAAACGCGCCATGGTCAAGGCGTTGCAGTCGCGGGACAACACCGTCGCGATGACCGGCGACGGCGTCAACGACGTACTCGCCCTCAAGGACGCCGACATCGGTGTCGCGATGGGGTCGGGTAGTTCGGCTGCCCGGTCGGTGGCCCAGATCGTGTTGCTGGACAACAAGTTCGCCACTCTCCCGTACGTGGTGGGCGAGGGTCGTCGCGTCATCGGGAACATCGAACGCGTCTCCAACCTGTTCCTCACCAAAACGGTCTACGCGGTGCTGCTGGCGCTGTTCGTCGGCGTCGGCGGCGTGCTGGGCAAGCTGTTCGACTCCGATCCGCTGAGCTATCCGTTCCAGCCGATCCACGTGACCATCTCGGCGTGGTTCACCATCGGCATCCCCGCCTTCGTCCTGTCGCTGGCGCCCAACAACGAGCGCGCCCGACGCGGCTTCGTGCGTCGCGTGCTGCTGCAGGCCGTCCCCAACGGCATCATCGTCGGCCTGTGCACCTTCGTCACCTACGTGATCGTCAACCCGGGCGGGCCGGGTGTCGAGGTCGGCGGCGACGCCGTCGACCTGTCGCCGGCGCAGACGCAGGCCGCCACCGCCTCCCTCATGACGCTCATCGCGATCGCGGTCTACGTGCTCGCGGTGGTGGCCCGGCCGTACAACTGGTGGAAGGTTCTCCTGCTCGCCGTCTCCGCCGGTGCCTACGTGCTGATCTTCGCGTGGCCGTTCACCCAGGACCTCTTCCACCTCGACTCGTCGAACTGGACGATGAACTCGGTCGCTCTCATCTCCGCGGTGGTCGGAATCGTGTGTGTGGAGGCCGTTTCGCGGGTGGTGCCGCGGTGGATCGCACGTCACGGTTCGCCCGCGGAACACTCGGCGGAGGTCGAGGCGTCGGCCGTGTGA
- a CDS encoding D-arabinono-1,4-lactone oxidase produces MLSVSGTSTAAGHSWHNWGGTASCTPSRVLRPTSVGAIADIVRETAERGGTIKTVGAGHSFSPIAVADDVQLELSGLRGLAGADGRRVTLHAGTHLHEIPALLAPRGLAMANLGDVDRQTIAGATSTGTHGTGLAFGGISTQIAAVTLVNGRGEIVTIGPDDPELQAAALGLGALGVLVEITLDCVDNFRLHAVEGPATADDAIAGFLDRVASSDHHEFYIFPHTNCALVKTNTRLGTDAPITGPSRFRRYVDDELLSNKVFRVLCEVGVRAPRLVPAINAVAGRSLSSRELTDTSTKIFVSDRDVRFREMEYAIPLEDVPAALREIRALLDRREYRVSFPIEVRAAAADDLMLSTATGRRSGYIAVHRYHRDDPADSAAYFAAVESILTGFGGRPHWGKMHTRDAEYLRSVYPRFDEFRAVRDRFDPSRVFANDYLRRVLGD; encoded by the coding sequence ATGCTTTCTGTGAGCGGGACGTCGACTGCCGCCGGGCACAGCTGGCACAACTGGGGTGGCACCGCGTCGTGCACACCGAGCCGCGTGCTGCGTCCGACGAGTGTGGGCGCGATCGCCGACATCGTCCGGGAGACGGCCGAGCGGGGCGGCACGATCAAGACCGTCGGTGCGGGACACAGCTTCTCCCCCATCGCCGTCGCCGACGACGTCCAGCTCGAACTGTCCGGCCTGCGCGGCCTGGCCGGCGCCGACGGACGCCGGGTCACGCTGCACGCGGGGACCCACCTGCACGAGATCCCAGCACTGCTGGCGCCGCGGGGTCTCGCGATGGCCAACCTCGGCGACGTCGACCGGCAGACCATCGCGGGCGCGACCTCCACCGGAACCCACGGCACCGGACTGGCGTTCGGCGGCATCAGCACGCAGATCGCGGCCGTCACACTCGTGAACGGCAGGGGCGAGATCGTCACGATCGGCCCCGACGACCCCGAACTACAGGCCGCCGCACTGGGTCTCGGCGCGCTCGGGGTGCTCGTCGAGATCACACTCGACTGCGTCGACAACTTCCGGCTGCACGCCGTCGAGGGTCCGGCCACCGCCGACGATGCGATCGCCGGCTTCCTCGACCGTGTCGCCTCGTCCGACCACCACGAGTTCTACATCTTCCCGCACACCAATTGCGCGCTCGTGAAGACCAACACGCGGCTCGGAACGGATGCACCGATCACCGGGCCCTCCCGGTTCCGCCGATACGTCGACGACGAACTGTTGAGCAACAAGGTCTTCCGGGTGCTGTGCGAGGTCGGCGTCCGCGCACCCCGACTCGTTCCCGCCATCAACGCGGTGGCCGGCCGCAGCCTGTCGTCCCGCGAACTCACCGACACGTCGACCAAGATCTTCGTCTCCGACCGTGATGTGCGCTTCCGCGAGATGGAGTACGCGATCCCCCTCGAGGACGTCCCGGCGGCGCTGCGCGAGATCCGCGCGTTGCTGGACCGCCGCGAGTACCGCGTCAGCTTCCCGATCGAGGTACGAGCCGCCGCGGCCGACGACCTGATGCTCTCCACCGCCACCGGCCGCCGGAGCGGTTACATCGCCGTCCACCGCTACCACCGGGACGACCCGGCCGACTCCGCCGCGTACTTCGCCGCCGTCGAATCGATTCTCACCGGCTTCGGCGGACGCCCCCACTGGGGCAAGATGCACACCCGCGACGCCGAGTACCTGCGCAGCGTCTACCCGCGCTTCGACGAGTTCCGTGCGGTGCGCGACCGGTTCGACCCGTCGCGCGTGTTCGCGAACGACTACCTGCGGCGGGTGCTGGGCGACTAG
- a CDS encoding TetR/AcrR family transcriptional regulator, translating into MRSRMLAKGLTVVPRMSVEQRRSALIESAYRVIADHGVEGATTRRICAHAGMPLASFHYAFESRTALLCAVMEQAVPVDIERVLHMVLPAAEYGDTEAEAFTLDVLRDNMERQFHRFHDLLKADPGRMQAGIALGMYAHNHPELQQVGHAMYDELYRIATAGLQIVADHAPVSFTRPVEELGPFVIAATNAITLTHLSTGDDKVINSIITAVADQLITYVRLD; encoded by the coding sequence ATGCGAAGTCGCATGCTGGCCAAGGGGTTGACCGTCGTGCCACGGATGTCCGTCGAGCAGCGTCGAAGCGCTCTCATCGAATCGGCCTATCGGGTGATCGCCGATCACGGTGTCGAGGGTGCCACCACCCGCCGGATCTGTGCTCACGCCGGAATGCCGCTGGCGAGTTTTCACTACGCCTTCGAGAGCCGGACTGCGCTCCTGTGCGCGGTGATGGAGCAGGCCGTCCCCGTGGACATCGAGCGCGTGCTGCACATGGTGCTCCCGGCAGCCGAGTACGGGGACACCGAAGCCGAGGCCTTCACCCTCGACGTGCTCCGGGACAACATGGAACGGCAGTTCCACAGGTTCCACGACCTGCTCAAGGCCGACCCGGGCCGAATGCAGGCAGGAATCGCGCTGGGCATGTACGCGCACAATCACCCGGAGCTGCAGCAGGTCGGTCATGCCATGTACGACGAGCTGTACCGGATCGCCACCGCCGGGTTGCAGATCGTCGCCGACCACGCCCCGGTGTCCTTCACCCGCCCCGTCGAAGAACTCGGCCCGTTCGTCATCGCCGCCACCAACGCGATCACGCTGACCCATCTGAGCACCGGTGACGACAAGGTGATCAACTCGATCATCACGGCGGTCGCCGACCAGCTCATCACCTATGTCAGGCTCGACTGA
- a CDS encoding alanine racemase: MSGSTERPARGPSVDGFDDGLWVTDPEQYWASIDHAVTGAGLDAPVLALDRAALEHNAADLLRRSAGVPIRIASKSLRVRSVITDLAGRRGFHGVLAYDLAEAHWLATTSDIDDILIGYPSVRREALAAFVDDEVATSRVSLLVDSVEQLDLIDAVAPPTSRRPVRVTIDLDASYRLLGGRVHIGVRRSPVHSRRDVLELARTIVARNGFDLVGVMSYEAQVAGVADAVPGKAVVNRAIGIMQRRSMAELRRRRGKIIGELRQIADLEFVNGGGTGSLEETARDRSVTDIAAGSGLFGGHLFDGYARFRPAPALSFGLDVVRRPAHGIVTCAGGGWIASGPPAPDRLPKPVWPSGLEFVGTEAAGEVQTPLRGKAAPGIAIGDRVWFRHTKSGEVCERARHVAIIDRDDAGLAVVSEVVPTYRGEGKCFL; the protein is encoded by the coding sequence ATGTCAGGCTCGACTGAACGTCCTGCCCGTGGACCGTCCGTCGACGGGTTCGACGACGGTCTGTGGGTGACCGACCCCGAGCAGTACTGGGCGTCGATCGATCACGCGGTCACCGGGGCGGGACTCGACGCGCCGGTCCTGGCACTCGATCGGGCGGCGCTCGAGCACAATGCCGCGGACCTGCTACGACGCTCCGCGGGTGTCCCGATCCGGATCGCGAGCAAATCCCTCCGGGTGCGGTCGGTGATCACCGACCTCGCCGGTCGCCGCGGCTTCCACGGCGTGCTCGCCTACGACCTCGCCGAAGCCCACTGGCTGGCGACGACGTCGGACATCGACGACATCCTCATCGGTTACCCGAGTGTGCGTCGAGAGGCGCTCGCGGCCTTCGTGGACGACGAGGTGGCCACGAGCCGCGTGAGCCTGCTCGTCGACTCGGTCGAACAGCTCGACCTCATCGACGCCGTCGCCCCACCGACGTCCCGACGACCGGTTCGCGTGACCATCGACCTCGACGCCTCGTACCGTCTCCTCGGCGGTCGCGTACACATCGGGGTCCGGCGTTCGCCGGTGCATTCCCGCCGCGACGTACTCGAACTCGCCCGGACGATCGTCGCGCGGAACGGTTTCGACCTGGTCGGGGTGATGTCGTACGAGGCGCAGGTCGCCGGCGTCGCCGACGCGGTACCCGGGAAGGCAGTCGTCAACCGGGCGATCGGGATCATGCAGCGCCGGTCGATGGCGGAGCTGCGTCGCCGGCGCGGGAAGATCATCGGCGAGCTGCGGCAGATCGCCGACCTGGAGTTCGTGAACGGCGGCGGCACCGGGTCGCTGGAGGAGACGGCGCGCGACCGGTCCGTCACCGACATCGCCGCGGGCAGCGGCCTTTTCGGCGGCCACCTGTTCGACGGCTACGCCCGGTTCCGGCCGGCGCCCGCACTGTCGTTCGGACTCGACGTCGTCCGGCGTCCCGCCCACGGCATCGTCACCTGCGCCGGCGGCGGCTGGATCGCCTCCGGACCGCCGGCACCCGATCGTCTCCCGAAACCGGTGTGGCCGAGCGGACTCGAGTTCGTGGGCACCGAGGCCGCCGGCGAGGTGCAGACCCCGCTCCGCGGGAAGGCAGCGCCGGGCATCGCGATCGGCGATCGAGTATGGTTCCGGCACACCAAATCCGGCGAGGTCTGCGAACGAGCCCGGCACGTCGCGATCATCGACCGCGACGACGCTGGTCTCGCGGTGGTCAGTGAGGTCGTGCCGACCTACCGAGGCGAAGGGAAATGCTTTCTGTGA
- a CDS encoding substrate-binding domain-containing protein — translation MGRHSSDADRGGNEWTRAASNGGPASGASRSDDDFGFEHREAGSGRRGGWLWAIIALIAVVALVTGVIIWQAGSGGCGDRTRVAVASDAAMTGPLREVARQASADSCYDYDVQTAAGADVPGLLTQGAAAPDLWVADSQVQARRVTTQVRRDLDLVAPSIASTPTVVAGENVPGLDTWVEVMKLPDLRTGSPVDTSTGDAPIIGALAAVDAGELPEEKFTEAMTVLAIQQNNARLTNDNEGTRLNLANTAGVPVVTTEQQYELFMRTHQGSKLKSSIPAAGTVMLDYPLVNTASAARQQVADEAGAALVAALNSDVGRKALTDAGYRDADGNGVGEPLKKLELRDPTSVDKALRQWQVLGVPIRSLVVQDTSGSMATPAGGTTRAGLLIDASTTGLKLFPNNTMIGGWAFSVDKGGDGQDWVEMAPIRRLDARSGSGTHREALGRAVEEGLSDLGGGTGLYDTTLAAFKKVQDTYDPNYSNSVIIMTDGQNEDPNSISLDELLAELKRLEDPARPVLVLTIGISDDADSDALKQIAEATGGTTYIAENAADIRTVFVDAIQARVAAAGR, via the coding sequence ATGGGGCGTCACAGCTCAGATGCCGATCGCGGCGGAAACGAATGGACCCGCGCGGCGAGCAACGGGGGACCCGCGAGCGGCGCGAGCCGATCCGACGACGACTTCGGATTCGAACACCGCGAGGCCGGTAGCGGTCGCCGCGGCGGTTGGCTGTGGGCGATCATCGCCCTGATCGCGGTCGTTGCCCTGGTCACCGGCGTGATCATCTGGCAGGCCGGTTCCGGCGGCTGCGGTGACCGCACCCGGGTGGCCGTCGCCTCCGACGCCGCGATGACCGGACCCCTCCGCGAGGTGGCACGACAGGCCTCCGCGGACTCCTGCTACGACTACGACGTCCAGACCGCCGCCGGCGCCGACGTGCCCGGTCTGCTGACGCAGGGCGCCGCGGCCCCCGACCTGTGGGTTGCCGACTCGCAGGTCCAGGCACGCCGTGTCACGACGCAGGTCCGTCGCGACCTGGATCTGGTGGCACCGTCCATCGCCTCGACCCCGACCGTCGTCGCCGGCGAGAACGTCCCCGGGCTGGACACCTGGGTCGAGGTCATGAAGCTGCCCGACCTCAGGACCGGTAGCCCCGTCGACACCAGCACCGGTGATGCCCCGATCATCGGTGCGCTCGCGGCGGTCGACGCCGGCGAACTGCCGGAGGAGAAGTTCACCGAGGCCATGACGGTCCTCGCGATCCAGCAGAACAACGCGCGTCTGACCAACGACAACGAAGGCACCCGACTCAACCTGGCGAACACTGCGGGTGTGCCGGTGGTGACGACCGAGCAGCAGTACGAGCTCTTCATGCGCACCCACCAGGGGTCCAAGCTCAAGTCCTCCATCCCGGCCGCGGGCACCGTCATGCTCGACTACCCGCTCGTGAACACTGCTTCTGCCGCACGTCAGCAGGTCGCCGACGAGGCCGGTGCCGCGCTCGTGGCGGCACTGAACTCCGACGTGGGCCGTAAGGCGCTGACCGACGCGGGTTATCGCGACGCCGACGGCAACGGGGTCGGCGAGCCGCTGAAGAAGCTCGAGCTGCGTGATCCCACGTCGGTCGACAAGGCCCTGCGACAGTGGCAGGTGCTCGGCGTGCCGATTCGCAGCCTCGTCGTCCAGGACACCTCGGGATCGATGGCGACCCCGGCCGGCGGCACCACCCGGGCCGGTCTGCTGATCGACGCGTCGACGACCGGCCTGAAGCTGTTCCCCAACAACACGATGATCGGCGGCTGGGCGTTCAGCGTCGACAAGGGCGGCGACGGCCAGGACTGGGTCGAGATGGCCCCCATCCGACGACTCGACGCGCGTTCGGGCAGCGGCACGCACCGGGAGGCGCTCGGCAGGGCGGTCGAGGAGGGGTTGTCGGATCTCGGCGGCGGCACCGGCCTCTACGACACAACGCTCGCGGCGTTCAAGAAGGTCCAGGACACCTACGACCCGAACTACTCCAACAGCGTCATCATCATGACCGACGGGCAGAACGAGGACCCGAACAGCATCTCCCTCGACGAACTGCTCGCCGAGCTGAAGCGCCTCGAGGACCCGGCTCGACCCGTCCTGGTCCTGACGATCGGCATCTCCGACGACGCGGACTCCGACGCGCTCAAGCAGATCGCCGAGGCCACCGGCGGCACCACCTACATCGCCGAGAACGCCGCCGACATCCGGACCGTCTTCGTCGACGCCATCCAGGCGCGCGTCGCCGCGGCCGGTCGCTGA
- a CDS encoding DNA-3-methyladenine glycosylase → MESLVFAMVPEPSVRISDSPAPVAEQARALLGTHLTGHGVTIQVTEVEAYAGPDDPASHAYTRTARSEIMYGPPGRLYVYRIHGHHCANIVVHGPGPAAAVLLRAGEVIDGVELARARRGEARSTPVSDDRLASGPGNLCRALGITMADLGTDLADPDMPVTLDTSGRGPLPDLPVAAGPRVGVRRAADLAWRFFFDGHPTVSGYRRHPRAGA, encoded by the coding sequence ATGGAGTCACTCGTCTTCGCCATGGTCCCAGAGCCTAGTGTCCGCATCTCCGACTCGCCCGCGCCGGTCGCCGAACAGGCCCGGGCGCTGCTCGGCACGCACCTGACCGGTCACGGCGTGACGATCCAGGTCACCGAGGTGGAGGCCTATGCCGGCCCCGATGATCCGGCCTCGCATGCGTACACGCGGACGGCGCGGTCGGAGATCATGTACGGCCCGCCGGGCCGGTTGTACGTCTATCGCATCCACGGCCACCACTGCGCCAACATCGTGGTGCACGGGCCAGGTCCCGCAGCGGCGGTCCTGCTCCGGGCGGGCGAGGTGATCGACGGGGTCGAGCTGGCACGTGCCCGACGCGGAGAGGCGCGCTCGACGCCGGTGTCCGACGACCGGCTCGCCAGCGGACCCGGAAACCTGTGCCGCGCACTCGGCATCACGATGGCCGATCTCGGCACCGATCTGGCAGATCCGGACATGCCTGTGACTCTGGACACATCGGGGCGCGGACCGCTTCCGGACCTGCCGGTGGCCGCCGGACCGCGCGTCGGCGTTCGCCGCGCGGCCGACCTGGCGTGGCGGTTCTTCTTCGACGGCCACCCGACCGTGTCCGGGTATCGGCGACACCCCCGCGCGGGAGCCTGA
- a CDS encoding XdhC family protein → MRDILPDLLAVLDGADARPVALCRVISTSGSAPREVGASMVVTHDDTVIGSVSGGCVESALVHTAQQVLEDGLAVVEQFGIEDPRDPAPGLTCGGQIDVVVERIEPTPERLAQLRRLADALAADEPISVATTLNAHPDWYVATETSRPQWRRLDHDVADMLDTGRTGVIGVDDCEATDPTAPTEDRPRTFVQTFAPPARLILVGANDFVRALSSLGSTLGMRVTVVDARPVFATPERFPDADEVIVGWPDRYLAEQIRDRQIRSTTALCVMTHDTKFDVPTLRTALQSPTFGFIGALGSRRTAADRDLRLRAEGVDESQLSRLRSPLGLDLGGHTPAEVAVAIAAQLIAERHGAQAGPLHQGTGPIHRR, encoded by the coding sequence ATGCGCGACATCCTGCCCGACCTGCTCGCCGTCCTCGACGGAGCCGACGCGCGTCCCGTGGCGCTGTGTCGGGTCATCTCGACGTCGGGGTCGGCACCGCGCGAGGTCGGGGCGTCGATGGTCGTCACGCACGACGACACCGTCATCGGCTCGGTCTCCGGCGGGTGCGTCGAATCAGCCCTGGTCCACACCGCGCAGCAGGTGCTCGAGGACGGGCTGGCGGTCGTCGAGCAGTTCGGCATCGAGGACCCTCGTGATCCCGCGCCCGGCCTCACCTGCGGTGGCCAGATCGACGTCGTCGTCGAACGGATCGAACCGACGCCGGAACGGCTGGCCCAGCTGCGACGCCTCGCCGACGCACTCGCGGCCGATGAACCGATCTCGGTCGCCACGACGCTGAACGCCCACCCGGACTGGTATGTCGCCACCGAGACCTCCCGTCCGCAGTGGCGGCGCCTCGACCACGACGTCGCCGACATGCTCGACACCGGTCGCACGGGCGTCATCGGCGTCGACGACTGCGAGGCCACCGATCCCACTGCGCCGACCGAGGACCGGCCACGCACCTTCGTGCAGACCTTCGCCCCGCCGGCACGTCTGATCCTGGTGGGCGCCAACGACTTCGTGCGCGCTCTCAGTTCACTGGGTTCGACGCTCGGGATGCGCGTCACCGTCGTCGACGCGCGACCCGTGTTCGCGACGCCGGAGCGCTTCCCCGACGCCGACGAGGTGATCGTCGGCTGGCCCGATCGCTATCTCGCCGAACAGATCCGGGACCGGCAGATCCGCTCGACCACAGCGCTGTGCGTGATGACCCACGACACCAAGTTCGACGTGCCGACGCTCCGCACCGCCCTGCAATCTCCGACCTTCGGATTCATCGGCGCGCTGGGTTCACGCCGGACCGCGGCGGACCGCGATCTTCGTCTCCGCGCGGAGGGCGTCGACGAGTCCCAGCTGTCGCGTCTGCGTTCGCCGCTGGGACTCGATCTCGGCGGTCACACCCCGGCCGAGGTGGCCGTTGCGATCGCGGCGCAGCTCATCGCGGAACGTCATGGCGCACAGGCCGGCCCGCTACACCAGGGCACCGGGCCGATCCACCGGCGCTGA
- a CDS encoding MBL fold metallo-hydrolase produces MQVTSNSGRTGSDATSRVLGRVTSAGVMMADAVAERLAAGGLGPARALGATRDEIVPHVRTSPHLHDGVFDNPEPPQAAGAADLQVLADMARRPGRPRRPVMLTVPTFEDPLPLGVTWLGHATAIVDIDGARIITDPVLSRRCSPSQLVGPGRMHAAPLSARGLPPIDVVVISHDHYDHLDMDTVTTIAATQPDAVFVTTIGVAAHLVSWGIAEDRIRQADWWDEIVVGTRGGELRFTCGPARHFSGRWLARNLTQWGSWAIAGHTHRVFFSGDTGFTERFSDVGARLGPFDLTLIAVGAYDVLWPDIHVDPEEALSVHRMVSPGSGADSVMIPIHWGTFNLARHPWGEPIARLRAAAHHGDPTVLVPQPGGSIDLEHRTGTGVAHSSWWEVSA; encoded by the coding sequence GTGCAGGTGACCTCGAACTCCGGAAGAACCGGCTCCGACGCGACGTCGCGGGTCCTCGGGCGGGTGACGTCGGCAGGCGTGATGATGGCCGACGCGGTGGCCGAACGCCTCGCCGCCGGTGGTCTCGGCCCGGCCCGCGCACTCGGCGCGACTCGCGACGAGATCGTGCCGCACGTGCGCACCTCCCCGCACCTGCACGACGGGGTCTTCGACAATCCCGAACCTCCCCAGGCGGCCGGCGCCGCGGATCTGCAGGTCCTCGCCGACATGGCGCGCCGCCCCGGACGTCCGCGCCGGCCGGTGATGCTCACCGTCCCGACCTTCGAAGACCCCTTACCGCTCGGGGTCACCTGGCTCGGCCACGCCACCGCGATCGTCGACATAGACGGTGCGCGGATCATCACCGACCCCGTCCTGAGCCGCCGGTGCTCGCCGAGCCAGCTCGTCGGTCCGGGGCGCATGCACGCGGCGCCGCTGTCCGCGCGCGGGTTGCCCCCGATCGACGTCGTGGTGATCAGCCACGACCACTACGACCACCTCGACATGGACACCGTCACCACGATCGCGGCGACCCAACCGGACGCGGTGTTCGTCACGACCATCGGCGTCGCCGCGCACCTGGTGTCATGGGGGATCGCCGAAGACCGCATCCGGCAGGCGGATTGGTGGGACGAGATCGTCGTCGGCACCCGCGGCGGCGAACTGCGGTTCACCTGCGGTCCGGCCCGACACTTCTCCGGACGCTGGTTGGCCCGCAACCTCACGCAGTGGGGGAGCTGGGCGATCGCCGGGCACACCCACCGTGTCTTCTTCTCCGGCGACACCGGTTTCACCGAACGGTTCTCCGACGTCGGGGCACGGCTCGGTCCCTTCGACCTCACGCTCATCGCGGTCGGCGCCTATGACGTGCTGTGGCCCGACATCCACGTCGACCCGGAGGAGGCGCTGTCGGTGCACCGGATGGTGTCGCCGGGTTCGGGTGCCGATTCGGTGATGATCCCGATCCACTGGGGGACCTTCAATCTCGCCCGCCACCCCTGGGGTGAGCCGATCGCGCGGCTGCGCGCCGCCGCACACCACGGCGACCCGACTGTGCTCGTCCCCCAGCCCGGTGGTTCGATCGACCTCGAACACCGCACCGGAACCGGTGTGGCGCATTCGAGTTGGTGGGAGGTTTCGGCGTGA
- a CDS encoding antitoxin, with the protein MDLKGLVNKARATLQKNPNLIEKGGDAIDKATKNKYSGQVDKAQDALRKAVGAPGQGTQGQTPPTNPGEPLPGQQSPQPRNPQNPQ; encoded by the coding sequence ATGGATCTCAAGGGACTCGTCAACAAGGCCAGGGCCACGCTGCAGAAGAACCCGAACCTGATCGAAAAGGGTGGGGACGCCATCGACAAGGCCACCAAGAACAAGTACTCGGGTCAGGTCGACAAGGCGCAGGACGCCCTGCGAAAGGCCGTCGGCGCCCCGGGACAGGGCACTCAGGGACAGACCCCGCCCACCAACCCCGGGGAGCCGTTGCCGGGCCAGCAGAGTCCGCAACCCCGGAACCCGCAGAACCCGCAATAG